In Bacillus rossius redtenbacheri isolate Brsri chromosome 9 unlocalized genomic scaffold, Brsri_v3 Brsri_v3_scf9_2, whole genome shotgun sequence, one DNA window encodes the following:
- the LOC134542940 gene encoding neuropeptide CCHamide-1 receptor-like, whose protein sequence is MEQYRSNAEDILIEVASSMMLTDMIFPYNLSNETSHHDADCVTTNDPTEYSPYTERPETYIVPLLFTIIFIVGFLGNGTLVFIFVRHRNMRTVPNTYIFSLALGDLLVIITCVPVTSTIYTVESWPYGAVVCKLSEYFKDVSIAVSVFTLTALSAERYCVIVNPIRRHVGGGHVTAKPVTLVVAVGIWVLAVVFALPSVLFSDLESRLVGGNHTIVFCTPFPHDYGMIYRQAIVMFKFLAYYAIPLIVIAFFYVLMARHLELSTRNMPGELQGQSMQVQGRKKVAKMVLAFVFIFIACFLPYHTFSLWFHFCPTSEQDYDDYWHVFRIIGFCLSFINSCINPVALYCVSSTFRRYFNRYLFCCCVGPAGKHAFMRHGNGSSRVGETSSHSMIHLNSTLKHHSHQLDYTTNNTALFNFEKT, encoded by the coding sequence ATGGAACAGTATCGGTCAAATGCGGAGGATATACTCATCGAAGTCGCGAGTTCCATGATGTTAACGGACATGATATTCCCCTACAACCTGAGCAACGAGACCTCGCACCACGACGCGGACTGCGTCACCACCAACGATCCCACCGAGTACTCCCCGTACACGGAGCGACCCGAGACCTACATCGTTCCCCTTCTCTTCACCATCATCTTCATCGTCGGCTTCCTGGGTAACGGCACGCTGGTGTTCATCTTCGTGAGGCACCGCAACATGCGCACCGTGCCCAACACGTACATCTTCAGCCTGGCGCTGGGAGACCTCCTGGTCATCATCACCTGCGTGCCCGTCACCTCCACCATATACACGGTCGAGTCGTGGCCCTACGGCGCCGTCGTCTGCAAGCTCTCCGAGTACTTCAAGGACGTGTCCATCGCGGTGTCTGTGTTCACGCTCACCGCGCTCAGCGCCGAGAGGTACTGCGTCATCGTCAACCCCATCCGCCGGCACGTCGGTGGCGGCCACGTCACGGCCAAGCCCGTGACGCTCGTCGTCGCCGTGGGGATATGGGTCCTGGCGGTGGTCTTCGCTCTGCCGTCGGTCCTGTTCTCCGACCTTGAGAGCCGTCTGGTAGGCGGGAACCACACTATCGTGTTCTGCACGCCTTTCCCGCACGACTATGGCATGATCTACCGCCAAGCGATCGTGATGTTCAAGTTCCTGGCGTACTACGCGATCCCTCTGATCGTCATCGCGTTCTTCTATGTGCTGATGGCTCGCCACCTGGAGCTCAGCACGAGAAACATGCCCGGCGAGCTCCAGGGCCAGTCGATGCAGGTGCAAGGGCGGAAGAAGGTCGCCAAGATGGTGCTCGCTTTCGTGTTCATCTTCATCGCCTGCTTCCTCCCCTACCACACATTCTCCCTGTGGTTCCACTTCTGCCCGACGTCGGAGCAAGACTATGATGACTACTGGCACGTATTCCGCATCATCGGCTTCTGCCTGAGCTTCATCAACTCGTGCATCAACCCGGTGGCGCTGTACTGCGTCAGCAGTACTTTCAGAAGGTACTTCAACAGGTACCTCTTCTGCTGCTGTGTGGGTCCCGCTGGTAAACATGCATTCATGAGACATGGGAACGGCAGCAGTAGAGTCGGGGAGACATCTTCACACAGCATGATACACCTGAACAGTACTTTAAAGCACCACAGCCACCAACTGGATTACACAACGAACAACACAGCCCTCTTTAATTTCGAAAAGACTTGA